In one window of Cydia fagiglandana chromosome 1, ilCydFagi1.1, whole genome shotgun sequence DNA:
- the LOC134679572 gene encoding galectin-4-like isoform X1 produces MPVDCLKCVECPMMDYYIQEGYLPSEYAEYDFAEDAYDFECQLAEARDVKFNQTLQEPLAVGTHILCTGTPTDDLPWFTVNIGYGDPNNGTGDIAVHFNVRVPQCYVVRNTRRHNKWGIEETTAFRSFPFKMGRPFTIEVVVDETESLWAVDGEHYCNYAHRTPSPVGAPWLQVAGIRDATLNVQKAELYPMLAPPAVEVPLRPSLDAPASEDEPLWRPNITALLPKGIPPGYQLVIHGRLRPILHSFTLNLQDAARDWPAPNTALHVNVRAHHESHRERQLVVLNSHLGGWGDERRQRTATLVPGTQNTFRILHGPGEWSVFANDVLIGELEHRAAPALVRAVRLRGDLFPGALYLCPSSHSPTAEDWKDVSNC; encoded by the exons ATGCCAGTGGACTGTTTGAAATGTGTGGAGTGCCCCATGATGGATTACTATATTCAAGAAGGCTATCTTCCTAGCGAATACGCTGAATACGACTTTGCGGAGGATGCTTACGATTTTGAG TGTCAGTTGGCCGAGGCCCGAGATGTCAAGTTCAACCAGACCCTCCAGGAGCCGCTGGCGGTCGGGACACATATCCTCTGCACCGGTACACCCACAGACGACTTACCATG GTTCACAGTTAACATAGGATACGGAGACCCAAACAATGGTACGGGAGACATCGCAGTCCACTTCAACGTTAGGGTTCCACAGTGCTACGTGGTGCGCAACACGCGGCGGCATAACAAATGGGGGATAGAAGAAACTACTGCATTTAG ATCATTCCCCTTCAAAATGGGCCGTCCGTTCACGATAGAAGTGGTCGTGGACGAGACGGAGTCGCTCTGGGCGGTGGACGGGGAGCACTATTGCAACTACGCGCACCGCACGCCGTCGCCCGTCGGAGCGCCCTGGCTGCAGGTGGCCGGGATCCGGGATGCTACGCTCAATGTGCAGAAAGCTGAATTGTATCCGATGCTGGCACCGCCTGCTGTAGAG GTCCCACTTAGACCTAGTTTAGACGCGCCGGCTTCGGAAGATGAACCGCTTTGGCGACCGAACATCACAGCTCTATTACCTAAAGGAATCCCACCGGGGTACCAACTAGTCATACATGGAAG GCTCCGGCCCATCCTGCACTCGTTCACGCTGAACCTGCAGGACGCGGCGCGCGACTGGCCGGCGCCCAACACGGCGCTGCACGTGAACGTGCGCGCGCACCACGAGTCGCACCGCGAGCGCCAGCTCGTCGTGCTCAACTCGCACCTGGGCGGCTGGGGGGACGAGCGGAGGCAGAGGACGGCCACACTAGTGCCCGGCACTCAG AACACGTTCCGCATCCTGCACGGGCCGGGCGAGTGGTCGGTGTTCGCCAACGACGTGCTCATCGGCGAGCTGGAGCACCGCGCGGCGCCCGCGCTGGTGCGCGCCGTGCGCCTGCGCGGGGACCTCTTCCCCGGCGCCCTGTACCTGTGCCCCTCCTCGCACTCGCCCACCGCGGAGGACTGGAAGGATGTCTCCAACTGTTGA
- the LOC134679572 gene encoding galectin-4-like isoform X2: MVSGDRCGCSAFCRRLFCRARPPEPESPENVEEEVPVTLCQLAEARDVKFNQTLQEPLAVGTHILCTGTPTDDLPWFTVNIGYGDPNNGTGDIAVHFNVRVPQCYVVRNTRRHNKWGIEETTAFRSFPFKMGRPFTIEVVVDETESLWAVDGEHYCNYAHRTPSPVGAPWLQVAGIRDATLNVQKAELYPMLAPPAVEVPLRPSLDAPASEDEPLWRPNITALLPKGIPPGYQLVIHGRLRPILHSFTLNLQDAARDWPAPNTALHVNVRAHHESHRERQLVVLNSHLGGWGDERRQRTATLVPGTQNTFRILHGPGEWSVFANDVLIGELEHRAAPALVRAVRLRGDLFPGALYLCPSSHSPTAEDWKDVSNC, translated from the exons ATGGTGAGCGGTGACCGGTGCGGTTGCAGTGCGTTTTGTCGGCGACTGTTTTGCCGCGCTCGGCCGCCGGAGCCCGAGAGCCCTGAGAATGTCGAAGAAGAAGTGCCGGTTACTTTG TGTCAGTTGGCCGAGGCCCGAGATGTCAAGTTCAACCAGACCCTCCAGGAGCCGCTGGCGGTCGGGACACATATCCTCTGCACCGGTACACCCACAGACGACTTACCATG GTTCACAGTTAACATAGGATACGGAGACCCAAACAATGGTACGGGAGACATCGCAGTCCACTTCAACGTTAGGGTTCCACAGTGCTACGTGGTGCGCAACACGCGGCGGCATAACAAATGGGGGATAGAAGAAACTACTGCATTTAG ATCATTCCCCTTCAAAATGGGCCGTCCGTTCACGATAGAAGTGGTCGTGGACGAGACGGAGTCGCTCTGGGCGGTGGACGGGGAGCACTATTGCAACTACGCGCACCGCACGCCGTCGCCCGTCGGAGCGCCCTGGCTGCAGGTGGCCGGGATCCGGGATGCTACGCTCAATGTGCAGAAAGCTGAATTGTATCCGATGCTGGCACCGCCTGCTGTAGAG GTCCCACTTAGACCTAGTTTAGACGCGCCGGCTTCGGAAGATGAACCGCTTTGGCGACCGAACATCACAGCTCTATTACCTAAAGGAATCCCACCGGGGTACCAACTAGTCATACATGGAAG GCTCCGGCCCATCCTGCACTCGTTCACGCTGAACCTGCAGGACGCGGCGCGCGACTGGCCGGCGCCCAACACGGCGCTGCACGTGAACGTGCGCGCGCACCACGAGTCGCACCGCGAGCGCCAGCTCGTCGTGCTCAACTCGCACCTGGGCGGCTGGGGGGACGAGCGGAGGCAGAGGACGGCCACACTAGTGCCCGGCACTCAG AACACGTTCCGCATCCTGCACGGGCCGGGCGAGTGGTCGGTGTTCGCCAACGACGTGCTCATCGGCGAGCTGGAGCACCGCGCGGCGCCCGCGCTGGTGCGCGCCGTGCGCCTGCGCGGGGACCTCTTCCCCGGCGCCCTGTACCTGTGCCCCTCCTCGCACTCGCCCACCGCGGAGGACTGGAAGGATGTCTCCAACTGTTGA